TGGATCCCCACAGCAGGAAATAGAAGCAGTGAGCTGCTGTTAAGCTTGGTTGCTCTCGTGAGAATGTTCACCATCCCTCCGGGATGTAAAAGTCTCACACTGCCCTCTACTGATCCCCGCTGAAACAGCACACCTTcgtgggtcacatgacctgcagTCATCGGCACCAAAATTATAAAACAGAAGGTGTCACGCACTTTGTGTATTAGACACACTCTATTATCTTCTAATATTGTGATCGATTCATCTTTAACATCTGACGGGGATGAAAGGGAGGAAGTAATCAAAGTAACATCTGTATAAAAAGGAATGAGTTTTCGTATCACGTCTTGAGCACATGTAAGATTTTAAGCATCGatagcagcagctagcagctaactcaaaggggaagaaaatgtttaaaaaaatgtcttcaaacttAGAAGACGATTCAAGTTTTGCAAGCAAAGATCAACAGAGAGGGTGAATTACTGTTGTTGACGTGATACTTAGCCTTTTAGATAACCTTTCAAACGTCACGCTACATACTGATTCTGTTCTGTGTGTCGCGCCTTCTTGTCTTTGACATACTGTACTAATAATCTAACAATCTAACAATCACATACTGGGACGGTTATGTCACCAATGTTTGGGTTGagtgtaaaataaacaaaaagcgACATACAGAAATGCTTTACATGCTACAGAGTAGCTAGCTAGTCTCCCTGTCCACGTTAGCCGAACTAGCTCAGTGTTAAAAATTGGATCATCTGCATTTGTGGTTGTGTAGAACCGGTTTAGTTATAACAGGTTCTTCAGATTGGAGCGCAGCTACAATGTTATCTGGTAGATTACCCAGCTAACACTAGCTAGCTAACATAACTTGCCAGACCAGCTGATTTTCTCCCGGAGCAGACTGCACATCATTAGCACTTTCTTTCTTGTAAAACTTTGTCCTTCCAGTTGTGACTGATCTGTACTTGGTGACTCATGCGATGgagtttttctccttttctggaACGACTCAGTGCCTCGAGTCAATGcagacatgaaataaaacatttatgaagtAACTGGAGCATTTCCTCTTGCCTTTGAAAGCTGAAGTTCTTCCACAGGCTACTGAGGGTAGATTGGACACCAGGGTTGTTCTCGTTATTGGAGGAGGAGGTTTTCTTCCCAGGACACAGGGATGTCTTCCTCAAGCCGCTGACTCTGGCTGGACCCAACTTTGCTGCTCGACCCTGGCTTCTTGGCCTGGAAAGACCTGAAACCTGGAGTCATCATAATATGCATTATCTATCTggacttgtgtgtgtgaaactgtAAAAGAATAAAACCCCATGTCCTTGTCTTCTGTTCCAAAAATCGTGGATTCAAGATAAAGATTCTAAAATAGCTGAACCCAAACACTAactcacctttgacctcagtAGGCCTGACTTCGTATCTGCTCCTGCTGAGGGTGGGGGACTCTGCTCTGACTCAGAGTCTTTGCTCGAATTCAGTTCCTGATGACACAATCGAAAGACAGACGTGAGAACACAAATCCTTCTGATGTACAGCACATCAATCTGTGTCCAGACTTTTGTTTGACACTTTATGTGTGGCAGTTGAATCAACTAGGCATGCATGTGTTCTTATAAAGGTGATAGACATATTTAACGTACTGATGCAGCATACTCCTGACAGGAGGGGGAGAAAGTGAAGGTGGCCAAGTTGTCCTTGTGACTGGGAGTAAGGTGAGGCTGGGACTGGGAGAAGTAGGCACTATCCTGGGATGGAGGGGAGTCCCAGAGGTCATTCTTATCCTGTAGGTGTACGTCGTTGAGGGACGGATCTAGGAGGGGTGCGTCTCGAGGGGATCTGTGGGTCTTTGAGGAGGGAGTCTCCTTCTTATACTGAAACTGTTGCAGGGTATCCAATGTTGGAGTGGATTTCTTTGATCGATGGGTGGAGGTAGAGTTGCCTGACCAGTTAAACAGTTTGAGGCCCTGACTGGATGAACTGGGAGACGGGGTGCTTTGTGATGAAGGTGGGCTGGGGGTTTCTAGGGAAGGAGCTTCAGGCCCATCACTGTCGCTGGTCTGCAGGACGGGACAGTCCTTCTCACTGGGACTCGCAGCTCTGGGTTGCTGGGGTTCAGACTTCTTACTGGTCAGACTGGTTGCTGAACTGCAGCTGCTGAAGAACCTGCATGAgggaataaacacaaacacatgaggaCAATATTGTTCTGACCCAAGCGACAGCTGGAACTGCATGTTTAAGGCACAAATTATAATCACACTTGTTTTGGCCAGTGTCTATCATAATGTATGCTTCacctatttaaaataattttactaTAATTGGGCTCAAAACGTGACCCCTGACCACTGAGGATTTtctaaaccaaaactaaactagcagaaaaaaaacaaatcataatTTCACATCTACCTCCTTCACAAAGTGACTTTCACTGACGAGTATTTTCAGAAGGACCGACCCCTGAAAACCAGCAAGACACAGTTTGCTAACAAATGCTCGATTAATTCCATCTCCATTCAATTCATCTTCTAAATGTTGATCATCCCATTTCCTTCACTACGGGTGTGTTAATGTCCCGAAGCTTGTTGTGGCGTAAAATCACTGATAGATGGCAGCAGCTGCACTTTGTCAAACCATGCGTGTCCGATTTGCTGCCAatgtcttcatctttctctggTTTGCTCCAGTTTTAAGGACAACGGTGTCGATGTACTTCTACGCTcgatgattgatttttttttcttcttttcgttGAATATTCCTGGTTATGAGCGCTGAGTAAATAATGATCCAGGTGTCAGGTTCCTGAGACTTTATCAGCGACACGACTTTGGTGTACAAAGCAGTTATGGAAATGTGTGAACAACTGCCTGCAGTCGTTGCGTTCTGAAAACTCTGGAATACAGTTTATTAACTATTTCtctggatgaagatgaaaagTTAGAATGAATGGATTGAAGATCAGGGTAGACAGAACAGAAGACCACAGGATAGGACCaatgagaagagagagagggagcggcCACTCAAAGTCAGTCAGTAAAGAAATCTTCCAAACGGCTCAGGTGTTTTTAAGCCTAATGATCAGACATTGGGTTAAAGAGGGAGGTGATAGAAGAAGTCATCACCTGCTGCATGTTTCCTGCTCCTCCGCTTCAGCCTCCTGATTCCTCCTCTGCAGCAGGGTAGCAAATCGATTGCGTGTCCTGGTCAGTGATGGTTTGTCTGGTCGCTGGTCTGACCTGGAGCGCTTCTGAGTGGAGGTGGAGTACTGCTGCAGCAAATCCTGGTCCGACATACAGGAGTCTGTGGGAGACGAACCACACACTCCACGTTTTATCACAGGTTTCTTTTACTCGATGCTTAGGCACCCCAAGCTGCCAGGATTCTGGGGGAGATTTTCTCTGAAGGCTCACCTTCTCTAGGTCGCTTCACCTGGAGCTCTCTGCAGGGCAGCCTCAGACCATTCAGGTGGACGACTCGCTCCTTTCCCCTCGTGGAGGGAGGGCTGTCCGGCACCCCAGGAGACTGGGGCGGAGCAACGCATGCTGGATTGAAGCTTCTGCTCCAGATACTTGTCCCAGTAGGAGCCGCTGAGTCGTTCCAGCTGTTACTCCGGGGTTTAGATGcctgaaaatacatttacaacatTCTGAATTCAATGTGAAATCTTTGTGATCACCAGGAGTCCTTGAAAGGATTGTAATCGGAAACCTGTGGAATGACTTTGTCTGGGTTGAAATCATCTATCCTCTCCATGGTGTTGATGTCAAGGTTTCCTATGGCCATCTGCAAGCCTTTGTCATCACCGAGATTACTGGATTCAAAATCATCAAGGATCATTAAGTGCTGGAAAAGATTGTGCTATTTTAATCTGTAAATCAATGACATTTATTATGAAGGCATGATTCATGCCAGGAGGATACAGTCCGGCGTAGGTGAGGGTGGCCACGTCAACGTGCTCGGGGTACGGGTTGAGGGGTACAACCTTTCTCTTGATAGGATCGAACACCAGCTGGTAGAGGAAGGTGTTATTGGCTTTGATGAATCCCTCGATGTACTGCTCTGGGATGACCAGATTCATCTTCAGGTACTGGCCCATTTTTCTGATCACCTGACGGGACAGCGAGAGTACTGGTTGAAGGTTTCACAACAGTCGTGTTTATGCTATTGTGggaagtaatgtgattactgaTCAAATGACAgtgtatgtgttgtttttcagtgtTCCACCCGTTGGTCTCACCTTTAGAATATCGGGGTCTTTGGCCAGCCGCAGCAGCTTGCAGGACTTGCCCAGACCGATGCCATGCAGGGAGGCTAGATAATCGCAGCCAGACAGGATGCACATGTAACGAAATTTCTCCTCTGTGAAAACGTTCCCCAGGGAGCGACAGCGTCCCAGGTTACTCTGATCGATCTCCAGGCCATTGCCCTGCTTGTCCATTTTGAGGATCACCTGCATGAATGTGACAGGTAAATGATTGTTAAGTAGGCGGTGGTAAATGAGCAACAGTTTGAACATGTGCTCTGTAGTTTCTTGCTTGTGCAGATCAGTAGAGGTTGTCCGATTTATGTACACATCCATCGGGAGTGGTACGTCATACCTTTTTGCATCCGAATGCTAGCAGGTCAGAGTCTTCTGTGATGACAGCCTGAGCCAAACCAGATTTGACCAGATAAGCTAACTGAGCATCAGCTTCGTATGGAGCCACAACGCAGTCCACCCCTCTTGCCCTCGCAgtctggtttaaaaaaaaaaagaagagagagatttAAGCATACTGACAGCAATGTGCAGCACTGCTGGTTGAAACCACAGTAAAGTGAAGCgagaaaaaagaggaagttCAAAAAGCTTATTGCAGTACAGCT
This is a stretch of genomic DNA from Antennarius striatus isolate MH-2024 chromosome 11, ASM4005453v1, whole genome shotgun sequence. It encodes these proteins:
- the exo1 gene encoding exonuclease 1; protein product: MGIPGLLQFIKDAAEPVNVKKYKGQTVAVDTYCWLHKGAFSCAEKLAKGEPTDQYVWYCMKLVEMLLTFRVKPILVFDGRNLPSKQEVEKARRDRREANLQKGRQLLREGKLSEARDCFNRCVNITPAMAHNLIKTARARGVDCVVAPYEADAQLAYLVKSGLAQAVITEDSDLLAFGCKKVILKMDKQGNGLEIDQSNLGRCRSLGNVFTEEKFRYMCILSGCDYLASLHGIGLGKSCKLLRLAKDPDILKVIRKMGQYLKMNLVIPEQYIEGFIKANNTFLYQLVFDPIKRKVVPLNPYPEHVDVATLTYAGLNLGDDKGLQMAIGNLDINTMERIDDFNPDKVIPQASKPRSNSWNDSAAPTGTSIWSRSFNPACVAPPQSPGVPDSPPSTRGKERVVHLNGLRLPCRELQVKRPREDSCMSDQDLLQQYSTSTQKRSRSDQRPDKPSLTRTRNRFATLLQRRNQEAEAEEQETCSRFFSSCSSATSLTSKKSEPQQPRAASPSEKDCPVLQTSDSDGPEAPSLETPSPPSSQSTPSPSSSSQGLKLFNWSGNSTSTHRSKKSTPTLDTLQQFQYKKETPSSKTHRSPRDAPLLDPSLNDVHLQDKNDLWDSPPSQDSAYFSQSQPHLTPSHKDNLATFTFSPSCQEYAASELNSSKDSESEQSPPPSAGADTKSGLLRSKVSGLSRPRSQGRAAKLGPARVSGLRKTSLCPGKKTSSSNNENNPGVQSTLSSLWKNFSFQRQVQRMTPHSKGEPMSPIEDNLLDISSET